A genomic stretch from Sebastes fasciatus isolate fSebFas1 chromosome 23, fSebFas1.pri, whole genome shotgun sequence includes:
- the myf6 gene encoding myogenic factor 6 encodes MMDLFETNPYLFNDLRYLEEGDHGPLQHLDMSGVSPLYNGNDSPLSQSQDNVPSEESSGEEHVLAPPGLRAHCDGRCLMWACKICKRKSAPTDRRKAATLRERRRLKKINEAFDVLKRKTVANPNQRLPKVEILRSAISYIERLQELLQDLDEQEKTPNGSSQNFKEHSVASHEYHWKKSSETWPTSADHSTAAIINQREATSESSASSSLLRLSSIVDSITNDDKVSFSEDVSEN; translated from the exons ATGATGGACCTTTTTGAGACCAACCCTTATCTTTTCAATGATTTGCGCTATTTGGAAGAAGGGGATCATGGACCACTACAGCACCTGGACATGTCCGGGGTTTCCCCCTTGTACAACGGCAACGACAGCCCTCTGTCCCAGAGCCAGGATAATGTTCCGTCCGAGGAGAGCAGCGGAGAGGAGCACGTCCTGGCTCCCCCGGGTCTCCGGGCTCACTGCGACGGCCGGTGCCTCATGTGGGCCTGCAAGATCTGCAAGAGGAAGTCGGCGCCGACGGACAGACGCAAGGCCGCCACGCTccgggagaggaggaggctcaAGAAGATCAACGAGGCCTTCGACGTGCTGAAGAGGAAGACCGTGGCCAACCCCAACCAGAGGCTACCCAAGGTGGAGATTTTACGCAGCGCCATCAGCTACATTGAGAGGTTACAGGAGCTGCTGCAAGATCTGGATGAACAGGAGAAAACGCCAAACGGATCATCTCAAAACTTCAAAGAACACAGT GTGGCCAGTCATGAGTATCACTGGAAAAAGTCCTCAGAGACCTGGCCGACCTCTGCCGACCATTCCACTGCAGCAATTATAAACCAGAGAGAAG CAACCAGTGAGTCTTCTGCGTCCTCCAGCCTCCTGCGTCTGTCCTCCATCGTGGACAGCATCACCAACGACGACAAAGTCAGCTTCAGCGAGGACGTCTCCGAAAACTGA